Proteins co-encoded in one Gossypium arboreum isolate Shixiya-1 chromosome 11, ASM2569848v2, whole genome shotgun sequence genomic window:
- the LOC108470447 gene encoding ultraviolet-B receptor UVR8 isoform X2 encodes MGHYSRANEFGQLGDGTEKGRKNPKKVKQLQMEFVKFVSCGAHCTAAIAEPRENDGTISKRRLWIWGQNQGSNLPRLFWGAFTPNMVIRQVSCGVAHVVALSEEGLLQAWGYNEYGQLGRGVTSEGLQGARVINAYAKFLDEAPELVKITQVSCGEYHTAAVSEKGEVYTWGLGNMGQLGHSSLQSGDKELLPRRIVALDGICIKDVACGGVHTCALTSKGALYAWGGGQVGQLGLGPQTGFFSCNPNDSFFRNIPALVVPTGVQLVACGHSHTLICLRDGRINGWGYNSYGQAANQKSIYAWYPSPVDWCVGEVRKLAAGGGHSAVLTDACSLKELCEFRLAECVTLSNAAQIGDVASRTGADALARLCERLREHHLHGGGFDDQDDIKNMKS; translated from the exons ATGGGTCATTATTCAC GTGCTAATGAGTTTGGACAACTGGGAGATGGCACTGAGAAGGGGAGGAAAAACCCAAAGAAAGTAAAGCAATTGCAGATGGAGTTTGTGAAATTTGTATCTTGTGGGGCACATTGCACAGCTGCTATTGCAGAACCTCGTGAAAATGATGGGACTATCTCAAAAAGGAGACTCTGGATTTGGGGACAAAATCAG GGATCAAATTTACCTCGTTTATTTTGGGGTGCATTCACTCCTAACATG GTTATCCGTCAAGTGTCCTGTGGAGTGGCCCATGTAGTTGCTTTATCAGAGGAAGGCCTACTACAGGCTTGGG GCTATAATGAGTATGGTCAGCTAGGCAGAGGCGTTACTTCCGAAGGATTACAGGGTGCTCGTGTGATAAATGCATATGCAAAATTCCTGGATGAGGCTCCTGAGCTTGTGAAGATTACCCAAGTGTCATGTGGGGAGTACCACACTGCAGCTGTTTCTGAAAAAGGCGAGGT CTATACTTGGGGTCTAGGAAACATGGGTCAACTTGGACACAGTTCCCTTCAATCTGGTGATAAAGAGCTCCTGCCAAGGAGAATAGTTGCTCTGGATGGTATATGCATTAAGGATGTTGCTTGTGGTGGGGTACATACATGTGCTTTAACTTCAAAGGGAGCACTTTATGCGTGGGGTGGTGGTCAAGTAGGACAGCTAGGCCTTGGCCCTCAAACAGGATTCTTTTCATGCAACCCTAATGATTCATTCTTTCGTAATATCCCTGCTTTGGTTGTTCCCACCGGTGTCCAGCTTGTTGCTTGTGGACATTCTCACACACTTATTTGTTTGAGAGATGGAAGAATTAATGGATGGGGCTACAATAGTTATGGTCAGGCAGCAAATCAGAAATCTATTTATGCGTGGTATCCTTCACCAGTTGACTG GTGCGTTGGTGAAGTGCGAAAACTAGCAGCTGGGGGTGGTCATTCCGCTGTATTGACTGATGCATGTTCTTTGAAAGAACTTTGCGAGTTTAGGCTTGCAGAGTGTGTGACCTTATCAAATGCTGCACAGATAGGGGATGTTGCTTCTCGAACTGGAGCAGATGCTTTAGCACGTCTTTGCGAGAGACTGAG GGAACATCATCTTCATGGTGGTGGTTTTGACGATCAGGATGACATCAAAAATATGAAGAGCTGA
- the LOC108472738 gene encoding PI-PLC X domain-containing protein At5g67130-like, translating to MSLYQNLLLITAISAFLSIASACSDGQCKLLDECSSDGDCEAGLYCFACQQGFSGSRCVRSTVTNQFKLLNNSLPFNKYAFLTTHNAYAIDGYPLHTPVPRVTFTNQEDMITDQLNNGARALMLDTYDFDGDVWMCHSFGGQCHDITAFGPAIDYLKEIEAFLSANTEEIVTLILEDYVGPNGLTKVFTDAGLMKYWFPVSNMPKNGEDWPLVSDMVANNQRLLVFTSIQSKEASEGIAYQWNYMVENQYGDGGMQAGSCPNRAESSGLDDKTKSLVLVNYFHSMSSKEKTCEDNSGDLINMLRTCYAAAGNRWANFVAVDYYKRSEGGGSFQAVDTLNGKLLCGCDDIHACVVGSTSGACTP from the exons ATGAGTCTTTATCAGAATTTGCTTCTTATTACAGCAATTTCTGCGTTTCTAAGTATTGCTTCAGCTTGCTCTGATGGACAGTGTAAG CTGCtcgacgaatgctcttcggatgGAGATTGCGAGGCTGGACTGTATTGTTTCGCTTGCCAGCAAGGATTTTCAGGTTCAAGATGTGTAAGATCAACCGTTACAAACCAATTCAAGCTTCTG AATAACTCTCTTCCTTTCAACAAGTACGCATTCTTGACGACCCACAATGCATATGCCATCGATGGATATCCATTGCATACCCCAGTTCCTCGCGTTACATTTaccaatcaagaagacatgatcACCGATCAGCTCAAT AATGGAGCCAGGGCATTGATGCTTGACACTTATGATTTTGACGGAGATGTGTGGATGTGCCATTCATTTGGCGGACAATGTCATGACATTACTGCGTTT GGACCAGCTATAGATTATTTGAAGGAAATCGAAGCGTTCTTATCTGCAAATACAGAGGAAATTGTTACATTAATCTTGGAAGATTATGTTGGTCCAAATGGGTTGACAAAGGTGTTTACTGATGCTGGATTGATGAAATACTGGTTTCCAGTGTCAAACATGCCCAAAAATGGTGAAGACTGGCCTCTAGTCAGTGACATGGTGGCTAATAACCAAAGACTACTTGTATTCACCTCAATTCAGTCCAAGGAAGCAAGCGAAGGAATTGCTTACCAGTGGAACTACATGGTCGAAAATCAAt ATGGGGACGGCGGAATGCAAGCAGGAAGTTGCCCGAACAGGGCAGAGTCGTCAGGTCTAGACGACAAGACTAAGTCGTTGGTATTGGTAAATTACTTTCATTCAATGTCAAGCAAAGAGAAGACATGCGAGGACAATTCTGGAGATCTTATTAACATGCTTCGTACTTGCTATGCTGCTGCTGGTAACCGTTGGGCTAACTTTGTTGCTGTTGATTATTACAAG AGGAGTGAAGGAGGAGGATCATTCCAAGCTGTCGATACTTTGAATGGGAAGCTGTTATGTGGATGTGATGATATTCATGCATGTGTG GTTGGATCAACTTCAGGCGCCTGCACACCATAA
- the LOC108471721 gene encoding COBRA-like protein 1, with translation MANLLLFITGSFFKLCSFSLLILFLISCSSFPSTEAYDPLDPNGNITIKWDIMSWTSDGYVAVVTIYNFQQYRHIQAPGWKLGWTWAKKEVIWSMMGGETTEQGDCSRFKGNIPHCCNKHPTVVDLLPGTPYNQQIANCCKGGVLNSWAQDPATAASSFQLSVGQSGTTNKTVRVPVNFTLKAPGPGYTCGPAKIVKPSRFVTPDGRRETQAMMTWNVTCTYSQFLAQEAPSCCVSFSSFYNDTIVPCSKCACGCQNTSQPGSCVESKASHIAPVASSYTPLVRCTSHMCPVRVHWHIKLNYKEYWRVKITITNFNYNMNYTQWNLVVQHPNFDNLTQSFSFNYKSITPYTAINDTAMLWGVKFYNDMLLEAGPLGNVQSELLFRKDKATFTFEEGWAFPRRIYFNGDNCVMPPPNVYPGLPNACSHQLTSALGLLVTLLAAMALLFGHA, from the exons ATGGCTAATCTTTTATTGTTCATTACTGGATCATTCTTCAAGCTGTGTTCTTTCAGCCTTTTGATTCTCTTCTTGATTTCTTGCTCAAGTTTCCCCTCAACAG AAGCCTATGATCCTCTGGACCCAAATGGGAATATCACAATCAAATGGGATATCATGAGCTGGACGTCTGATGGCTATGTT GCAGTGGttacaatttataatttccagcaataccGTCATATACAAGCACCAGGGTGGAAACTAGGTTGGACATGGGCTAAGAAGGAGGTGATTTGGAGCATGATGGGAGGGGAAACAACTGAACAAGGGGATTGTTCAAGATTCAAAGGTAACATTCCACATTGCTGTAACAAGCACCCAACTGTTGTGGATTTATTGCCAGGAACTCCTTACAATCAGCAGATTGCAAATTGCTGTAAAGGGGGAGTGCTAAACTCATGGGCACAAGATCCAGCCACTGCAGCAAGCTCATTCCAGCTGAGTGTAGGTCAATCCGGTACCACAAATAAGACAGTAAGAGTTCCTGTGAACTTCACTTTGAAGGCACCAGGGCCCGGTTATACTTGTGGACCAGCAAAAATTGTGAAACCCAGTAGATTTGTTACTCCGGATGGAAGAAGAGAAACACAAGCTATGA TGACATGGAATGTTACATGCACATATTCACAATTCCTAGCTCAGGAAGCACCTAGTTGTTGTGTCTCTTTCTCATCCTTCTACAATGACACCATAGTACCGTGCTCTAAATGTGCTTGCGGCTGCCAAAATACTTCTCAGCCAGGGAGCTGTGTGGA GTCAAAAGCTTCACATATAGCGCCGGTTGCCAGCAGCTATACCCCTTTGGTCCGATGTACAAGCCATATGTGTCCGGTGAGAGTTCATTGGCATATTAAGCTTAACTACAAGGAGTACTGGCGGGTTAAGATCACCATTACTAATTTCAATTACAACATGAACTATACACAGTGGAACTTAGTTGTGCAACATCCCAACTTTGACAATCTGACTCAGAGTTTCAGCTTTAACTATAAGTCCATAACACCATATACAGCAATAA ACGATACTGCCATGTTATGGGGTGTTAAATTCTACAATGATATGCTTTTGGAAGCTGGTCCACTTGGTAATGTGCAATCAGAGTTACTTTTCCGAAAGGATAAAGCAACTTTCACTTTTGAGGAAGGTTGGGCTTTTCCGAGAAGGATCTATTTCAATGGAGATAATTGTGTTATGCCACCTCCTAATGTTTATCCTGGGTTGCCTAATGCCTGTTCCCACCAGCTTACCTCCGCACTTGGTCTGTTGGTGACTCTCTTGGCAGCTATGGCGTTATTATTTGGACATGCATGA
- the LOC108470478 gene encoding probable tRNA (guanine(26)-N(2))-dimethyltransferase 2 produces MSMDLNDYTIIKEGEAEILMHAKNEVFFNKTQVNNRDMSIAVLRTFISKRRQEHEELLSKRNKKNGSSSDVEDKPNDCNINIQKSNEQGLEEKPNEDPCTASGEPVKIEGKVRGKLKPPRVLEALSASGLRALRYAREVEGIGQVVALDNDKGAVEACQRNIKFNGTVACSKVESHLADARVYMLTHPKEFDVVDLDPYGSPSVFLDSAVQSVVDGGMLMCTATDMAVLCGGNGEVCYSKYGSYPLRGKYCHEMALRILLACIESHANRYKRYIVPVLSVQMDFYVRVFVRVYTSASAMKNTPLKLSYVYQCIGCDSFHLQPIGRTVSKNTSVRYLPGFAPVVPQECSDCGKKFNMGGPIWSAPIHDQDWVTSILADVKSMKNCYPAYERISAVLTTISEELPDVPLFLSLHNLCATLKCTSPSAVIFRSAVINAGYQISGTHVNPLGLKSDAPMDVIWDIMRCWVKNHPVKAQPADQPGSVILAKEPVLQANFARAVASLSKAQAKKVARFLPNPERHWGPKLRAGRQITSKHISLLGEEAVNGCLNDLDSERDAKRQKIEKSNDAIAES; encoded by the exons ATGTCGATGGATCTCAATGATTACACTATCATCAAGGAAGGAGAAGCTGAGATTCTTATGCATGCTAAAAATGAAGTCTTTTTCAACAAAACTCAG GTTAACAACAGAGACATGTCCATTGCTGTCCTGAGGACATTTATATCAAAACGGAGGCAGGAACATGAGGAATTGTTgtctaaaagaaacaaaaagaacgGTTCTTCATCTGATGTAGAAGATAAACCTAATGACTGCAATATTAATATCCAAAAATCCAATGAACAAGGGCTTGAAGAGAAGCCTAATGAAGATCCATGTACTGCATCTGGAGAACCAGTTAAGATAGAAGGAAAAGTTCGGGGGAAGCTCAAACCACCAAGAGTTCTAGAG GCCTTGTCAGCATCTGGGTTAAGGGCTCTGAGATATGCTCGGGAGGTAGAAGGGATTGGCCAAGTTGTTGCCTTAGATAACGATAAAG GGGCAGTTGAAGCTTGCCAGCGGAACATAAAATTTAATGGTACTGTGGCATGTTCAAAAGTGGAATCACATCTTGCTGATGCTCGTGTTTACATGCTTACTCACCCAAAAGAATTTGATGTG GTTGATCTTGATCCTTATGGTTCACCTTCTGTATTCCTGGACTCAGCAGTTCAATCTGTTGTGGATGGGGGCATGCTGATGTGCACTGCAACTGATATGGCAGTCCTTTGTGGGGGTAATGGGGAGGTTTGCTATTCCAA ATATGGATCATACCCATTGAGAGGGAAATATTGCCACGAAATGGCTTTGAGGATCCTCCTAGCCTGCATTGAG AGTCATGCGAACCGGTACAAGCGTTATATTGTTCCTGTTCTCTCTGTTCAGATGGACTTTTATGTCCGTGTTTTTGTTCGTGTATACAC TTCTGCAAGTGCAATGAAGAATACTCCCCTTAAGCTCTCATATGTCTATCAATGCATTGGTTGCGATTCTTTTCATCTACAGCCTATTGGGAGAACTGTTTCTAAG AATACCAGTGTGAGGTATCTCCCAGGCTTTGCACCTGTTGTCCCTCAAGAGTGTAGTGACTGTGGGAAGAAATTTAACATGGGTGGACCTATATGGTCTGCTCCCATCCATGATCAGGATTGGGTAACTAGCATACTAGCAGATGTAAAATCAATGAAGAATTGTTATCCGGCCTATGAACGCATCTCTGCTGTATTGACTACAATTTCGGAG GAGTTGCCTGATGTTCCTCTCTTTTTGAGTCTGCACAACCTCTGTGCTACACTAAAATGCACTTCCCCGTCTGCAGTTATTTTCCGCTCCGCTGTCATCAATGCAGGATATCAAATTTCTGGAACTCATGTAAATCCATTGGGACTAAAATCAGATGCTCCCATGGATGTCATTTGGGACATAATGCGCTGCTGG GTTAAAAATCATCCAGTGAAAGCTCAACCGGCTGATCAGCCTGGAAGTGTGATACTTGCCAAAGAACCAGTTCTTCAA GCAAATTTTGCTCGAGCTGTTGCATCCCTTAGCAAGGCACAAGCTAAGAAGGTTGCTCGCTTCCTCCCGAATCCTGAAAGGCACTGGGGGCCAAAGCTTAGGGCAGGTCGCCAAATCACCAGCAAGCACATATCTCTTTTGGGTGAAGAGGCAGTAAATGGATGTCTCAACGATCTAGATAGTGAGCGCGATGCCAAGCGTCAAAAGATTGAAAAGTCCAATGATGCGATTGCAGAATCATAG
- the LOC108470447 gene encoding uncharacterized protein LOC108470447 isoform X1, with protein MDIETIMGETMTRSQNIPTKSAIYVWGYNHSGQTGRRGKEQHLRIPKQLSPDLFGCPAGANSRWLDIACGREHTAAVASDGSLFTWGANEFGQLGDGTEKGRKNPKKVKQLQMEFVKFVSCGAHCTAAIAEPRENDGTISKRRLWIWGQNQGSNLPRLFWGAFTPNMVIRQVSCGVAHVVALSEEGLLQAWGYNEYGQLGRGVTSEGLQGARVINAYAKFLDEAPELVKITQVSCGEYHTAAVSEKGEVYTWGLGNMGQLGHSSLQSGDKELLPRRIVALDGICIKDVACGGVHTCALTSKGALYAWGGGQVGQLGLGPQTGFFSCNPNDSFFRNIPALVVPTGVQLVACGHSHTLICLRDGRINGWGYNSYGQAANQKSIYAWYPSPVDWCVGEVRKLAAGGGHSAVLTDACSLKELCEFRLAECVTLSNAAQIGDVASRTGADALARLCERLREHHLHGGGFDDQDDIKNMKS; from the exons ATGGATATTGAAACAATTATGGGTGAAACGATGACCCGTTCTCAGAATATTCCAACAAAGAGTGCAATTTATGTGTGGGGATATAATCATAGTGGCCAGACTGGTAGGAGAGGGAAAGAACAACACTTGAGGATCCCTAAACAGCTATCGCCCGATCTCTTTGGGTGTCCGGCGGGGGCAAATTCCCGCTGGCTGGATATTGCTTGCGGCCGTGAGCATACTGCGGCGGTGGCCTCAGATGGGTCATTATTCACGTGgg GTGCTAATGAGTTTGGACAACTGGGAGATGGCACTGAGAAGGGGAGGAAAAACCCAAAGAAAGTAAAGCAATTGCAGATGGAGTTTGTGAAATTTGTATCTTGTGGGGCACATTGCACAGCTGCTATTGCAGAACCTCGTGAAAATGATGGGACTATCTCAAAAAGGAGACTCTGGATTTGGGGACAAAATCAG GGATCAAATTTACCTCGTTTATTTTGGGGTGCATTCACTCCTAACATG GTTATCCGTCAAGTGTCCTGTGGAGTGGCCCATGTAGTTGCTTTATCAGAGGAAGGCCTACTACAGGCTTGGG GCTATAATGAGTATGGTCAGCTAGGCAGAGGCGTTACTTCCGAAGGATTACAGGGTGCTCGTGTGATAAATGCATATGCAAAATTCCTGGATGAGGCTCCTGAGCTTGTGAAGATTACCCAAGTGTCATGTGGGGAGTACCACACTGCAGCTGTTTCTGAAAAAGGCGAGGT CTATACTTGGGGTCTAGGAAACATGGGTCAACTTGGACACAGTTCCCTTCAATCTGGTGATAAAGAGCTCCTGCCAAGGAGAATAGTTGCTCTGGATGGTATATGCATTAAGGATGTTGCTTGTGGTGGGGTACATACATGTGCTTTAACTTCAAAGGGAGCACTTTATGCGTGGGGTGGTGGTCAAGTAGGACAGCTAGGCCTTGGCCCTCAAACAGGATTCTTTTCATGCAACCCTAATGATTCATTCTTTCGTAATATCCCTGCTTTGGTTGTTCCCACCGGTGTCCAGCTTGTTGCTTGTGGACATTCTCACACACTTATTTGTTTGAGAGATGGAAGAATTAATGGATGGGGCTACAATAGTTATGGTCAGGCAGCAAATCAGAAATCTATTTATGCGTGGTATCCTTCACCAGTTGACTG GTGCGTTGGTGAAGTGCGAAAACTAGCAGCTGGGGGTGGTCATTCCGCTGTATTGACTGATGCATGTTCTTTGAAAGAACTTTGCGAGTTTAGGCTTGCAGAGTGTGTGACCTTATCAAATGCTGCACAGATAGGGGATGTTGCTTCTCGAACTGGAGCAGATGCTTTAGCACGTCTTTGCGAGAGACTGAG GGAACATCATCTTCATGGTGGTGGTTTTGACGATCAGGATGACATCAAAAATATGAAGAGCTGA
- the LOC108472440 gene encoding UDP-arabinopyranose mutase 1 — MVEPATATQAAAPVMPQLKDELDIVIPTIRNLDFLEMWRPFFQPYHLIIVQDGDPSKTIKVPPGFDYELYNRNDINKILGPKASCISFKDSACRCFGYMVSKKKYIFTIDDDCFVAKDPSGKAVNALEQHIKNLLCPSTPFFFNTLYDPFREGADFVRGYPFSLREGVPTAVSHGLWLNIPDYDAPTQLVKPLERNTRFVDAVLTIPKGTLFPMCGMNLAFDRDLIGPAMYFGLMGDGQPIGRYDDMWAGWCIKVICDHLGLGVKTGLPYIYHSKASNPFVNLRKEYKGIFWQEEIIPFFQQAVLPKDCTTVQKCYVELAKQVKEKLSKVDPYFDKLADAMVTWIKAWDELNPPTAGSVPNGKAA, encoded by the exons ATGGTTGAGCCTGCAACAGCGACCCAAGCAGCAGCTCCGGTGATGCCTCAGCTCAAAGATGAGCTTGACATTGTGATACCAACTATAAGAAACTTGGACTTCCTTGAGATGTGGAGGCCATTTTTTCAGCCCTACCATCTCATCATTGTTCAAGATGGCGATCCTTCAAAAACCATCAAGGTCCCTCCTGGTTTTGACTATGAGCTTTATAACAGGAATGATATCAACAAGATTCTGGGTCCCAAGGCTTCTTGCATTTCCTTCAAGGACTCTGCTTGCCGTTGCTTTGGTTACATGGTGTCTAAAAAGAAATACATTTTTACCATTGATGATGACTGCTTT GTTGCTAAGGACCCATCAGGCAAAGCAGTCAATGCACTTGAACAACACATCAAGAACCTGCTATGTCCATCAACTCCCTTCTTCTTCAACACCTTGTATGACCCCTTCAGAGAGGGTGCTGATTTCGTCCGTGGATATCCATTCAGTCTCCGTGAGGGTGTCCCAACTGCTGTTTCTCATGGCCTGTGGCTAAACATCCCAGATTATGATGCACCAACCCAACTTGTGAAGCCTCTTGAGAGGAACACTAGGTTTGTTGATGCGGTTCTCACCATCCCAAAGGGCACCTTGTTCCCCATGTGTGGTATGAATCTGGCTTTCGACCGTGACTTGATCGGCCCTGCCATGTACTTTGGACTCATGGGAGATGGCCAGCCAATTGGTCGCTACGATGATATGTGGGCTGGCTGGTGCATCAAG GTGATATGTGACCATTTGGGATTGGGGGTGAAAACGGGTCTACCATACATCTATCACAGCAAAGCCAGCAACCCCTTTGTGAATCTAAGGAAGGAATACAAGGGTATATTCTGGCAAGAAGAGATCATCCCATTCTTCCAACAAGCTGTGCTTCCAAAAGACTGCACCACTGTTCAAAAGTGCTATGTTGAACTGGCTAAGCAGGTGAAAGAAAAGCTTAGCAAAGTTGATCCCTACTTTGACAAACTGGCTGATGCAATGGTTACTTGGATTAAAGCCTGGGATGAGCTCAACCCTCCTACTGCAGGATCTGTTCCAAATGGGAAAGCGGCTTAG
- the LOC108473846 gene encoding COBRA-like protein 4 translates to MKFFISVLFLFVLFSYAAAYDPLDPNGNVTIKWDIVSWTPDGYVAVVTMNNFQMYRHIMSPGWTLGWTWAKKEVIWSMVGAQTTEQGDCSKFKGNIPHCCKKTPTVVDLLPGVPYNQQFTNCCKGGVLAAWGQDPQSAVSAFQISVGLAGTSNKTVKLPKNFTLLGPGPGYTCGPAKVVPSTTFLTPDRRRKTQALMTWNVTCTYSQFLARKNPNCCVSFSSFYNETITPCPTCACGCQNKNNCVKSDSKFLKMVGLNTPRKDNAPLLQCTHHMCPVRVHWHVKLNYKEYWRVKVSITNFNYRMNYTLWSLVVQHPNLNNVTQVFSFDYKPLVPYESINDTGMFYGMKYYNDLLMEAGPLGNVQSEVLLRKDKDTFTFKQGWAFPRKVYFNGDECMLPPPDTYPFLPNSAHQHLSFTSFTFIAAMFFLFVTFW, encoded by the exons ATGAAGTTTTTCATCTCAGTTTTGTTTCTTTTTGTCCTCTTTTCTTATGCAG CTGCATATGATCCTTTGGATCCAAATGGAAATGTAACAATCAAATGGGATATTGTGTCTTGGACACCTGATGGCTATGTG GCAGTGGTTACAATGAACAATTTTCAAATGTATCGGCACATCATGAGTCCTGGTTGGACCTTGGGGTGGACATGGGCTAAGAAAGAAGTAATATGGTCCATGGTAGGGGCTCAAACTACTGAGCAAGGTGATTGCTCAAAGTTCAAAGGAAATATACCTCACTGCTGCAAGAAAACCCCCACGGTTGTAGACTTGCTCCCTGGTGTTCCCTACAATCAACAATTCACCAATTGCTGCAAAGGTGGAGTGCTTGCAGCATGGGGTCAAGATCCTCAATCTGCTGTCTCTGCTTTCCAAATTAGTGTTGGATTAGCCGGTACTTCAAACAAGACTGTCAAACTTCCCAAGAACTTCACTTTACTTGGTCCGGGACCAGGTTACACTTGTGGTCCTGCAAAGGTCGTGCCATCGACCACTTTTCTCACCCCAGATCGCCGACGAAAAACTCAGGCCCTAA TGACATGGAATGTGACCTGCACTTATTCGCAATTTCTAGCTCGGAAAAACCCGAATTGTTGTGTCTCTTTCTCGTCTTTCTACAATGAAACCATCACTCCTTGCCCAACTTGTGCATGTGGATGCCAGAACAAGAACAACTGTGTCAA GAGTGATTCCAAGTTTCTTAAAATGGTAGGATTGAACACACCAAGGAAAGATAATGCTCCACTGCTTCAATGCACGCACCACATGTGCCCTGTGCGAGTACACTGGCATGTCAAGCTCAACTACAAAGAGTACTGGCGAGTTAAGGTATCGATTACCAACTTCAACTACCGGATGAACTACACGCTATGGAGCCTTGTTGTCCAGCACCCTAATCTTAACAACGTAACACAAGTTTTCAGCTTCGATTACAAGCCGCTGGTTCCTTATGAATCAATCA ATGACACAGGGATGTTCTATGGCATGAAGTACTACAATGACCTGTTGATGGAAGCAGGGCCATTAGGAAATGTTCAATCAGAGGTGCTTCTGAGGAAGGACAAGGATACCTTTACTTTCAAACAAGGATGGGCATTTCCCAGGAAAGTGTATTTCAATGGTGATGAATGCATGCTCCCTCCACCTGATACATACCCATTTCTACCAAACTCTGCCCATCAACACCTATCCTTCACCAGCTTTACATTCATTGCTGCAATGTTTTTCTTATTTGTAACCTTTTGGTGA